A genome region from Coffea arabica cultivar ET-39 chromosome 7e, Coffea Arabica ET-39 HiFi, whole genome shotgun sequence includes the following:
- the LOC113702318 gene encoding CDK5RAP1-like protein has protein sequence MVQPACYSDPFIFRALSNSLLQTSQSQVVYHSKMATATAAAAASISSSVSSVLNQPYHHPSLIIRLPRRCSAAFSRRLLGSPNPLKTSSSLSRSSYHVLARSPLLKARRCLTFSLGFVRNSASHIPLSQKQEIPSLHHFMPKATPVPSVSEPQFDLIAPSEVLPRGRIYQETYGCQMNVNDMEIVLSIMKKAGYSEVVDVPESAEIIFVNTCAIRDNAEHKVWQRLNYFWFLKRHWKSNVAIGRSQSLHPPKVVVLSCMAERLKEKILDADKMVDVVCGPDAYRDLPRLLEEVDSGQKGINTLLSLEETYADINPVRISKNSISAFVSIMRGCNNMCSFCIVPFTRGRERSRPVESIVREVGELWKECVKEVTLLGQNVNSYNDTSGLEKEIEPGVNWKLSEGFSSMCKVKKMGLRFADLLDRLAVEFPEMRFRFTSPHPKDFPDELLYVMRDRHNICKSIHLPAQSGNSNVLKKMRRGYTREAYLELVSKIRSIIPDMGISSDFICGFCGETEEEHQDTLTLMKAVSYDMAYMFAYSMREKTHAHRNYVDDVLEDVKQRRLTELIEAFRESTGQCFDSQFGSVQLVLVEGPNKRAPDTELIGKSDRGHRVSFRNLPVPDRVEIDGKRNPRVGDFVEVHISKTSRATLFGEALAITKLSSFYDNLHEPAFACASGI, from the exons ATGGTACAGCCCGCTTGCTATTCGGATCCTTTCATTTTCCGAGCCCTATCCAACTCTCTCCTTCAGACTTCCCAAAGCCAAGTAGTGTATCATAGCAAAATGGCGACTGCCACTGCTGCCGCTGCTGCTTCCATATCTTCTTCAGTGTCGTCTGTCTTAAACCAACCCTACCACCACCCTTCTCTAATCATCCGGCTTCCTCGGAGATGCTCCGCCGCCTTCTCTCGCCGACTCCTTGGGTCCCCAAATCCCCTGAAAACCTCATCATCTCTCTCCCGTTCTTCCTACCATGTCCTCGCCCGCTCGCCATTATTAAAAGCGCGGCGATGTTTAACCTTTTCTTTAGGATTCGTTCGGAACTCAGCATCGCACATTCCGCTTTCCCAAAAGCAAGAAATCCCGAGTCTCCACCATTTCATGCCAAAAGCTACTCCCGTTCCTTCTGTTTCTGAACCCCAATTCGA CTTGATAGCACCTTCTGAAGTTCTTCCAAGAGGTCGTATTTATCAAGAAACATATGGATGTCAGATGAATGTCAATGATATGGAGATAGTATTATCTATCATGAAGAAAGCTGGGTATAGTGAAGTGGTGGATGTTCCTGAGAGTGCAGAGATAATATTTGTCAACACATGTGCTATTAGGGACAATGCAGAGCACAAGGTATGGCAGAGGCTCAATTACTTTTGGTTTCTTAAGAGGCATTGGAAGAGCAATGTTGCCATTGGACGGTCACAGTCCCTGCATCCTCCGAAAGTTGTTGTTCTCAGCTGTATGGCTGAGAGGTTGAAGGAGAAGATATTAGATGCAGATAAGATGGTTGATGTTGTTTGTGGACCTGATGCTTATAGAGACCTGCCACGCCTATTAGAAGAGGTAGACTCTGGTCAAAAAGGGATTAACACTCTACTTTCACTTGAAGAAACTTATGCTGATATCAATCCTGTTCGTATCTCTAAAAATTCAATCAGTGCTTTTGTCTCAATTATGAGAGGTTGCAATAATATGTGCTCCTTTTGCATTGTTCCTTTCACCAGAGGCAGAGAGAGATCTAGGCCAGTGGAATCCATTGTTAGAGAGGTGGGAGAGCTTTGGAAAGAATGTGTTAAAGAGGTGACACTTCTTGGTCAGAATGTTAACAGTTACAATGACACATCCGGGcttgaaaaagaaattgaaccagGAGTAAACTGGAAACTTAGTGAAGGTTTTTCCAGCATGTGTAAGGTTAAAAAGATGGGTTTACGCTTTGCAGATCTCTTGGATAGACTTGCTGTGGAATTTCCAGAGATGCGGTTTAGATTCACTTCACCACACCCTAAAGATTTTCCTGATGAGTTGTTGTATGTAATGCGAGACAGACACAATATCTGCAAAAGCATCCATTTGCCTGCACAATCAGGGAACAGTAACGTGCTGAAAAAGATGCGACGTGGCTATACACGAGAAGCATATTTAGAACTTGTGAGTAAGATACGGAGTATAATTCCTGATATGGGGATCAGCAGTGATTTTATTTGTG GTTTTTGTGGTGAAACAGAGGAGGAGCACCAAGACACACTTACCCTGATGAAGGCTGTCAGTTATGATATGGCATACATGTTTGCATACAGTATGAGAGAGAAAACCCATGCCCACAGGAATTACGTGGATGATGTTCTTGAAGATGTAAAGCAGAGACGGCTAACAGAGCTTATTGAAGCTTTCCGGGAGAGTACAGGTCAGTGCTTTGACTCCCAATTTGGCAGTGTCCAACTTGTGTTAGTTGAAGGGCCCAATAAGAGGGCCCCTGACACAGAGCTTATAGGCAAGAGCGATAGAGGCCACAGGGTATCTTTCAGAAACTTGCCTGTCCCTGATAGGGTTGAGATTGATGGTAAAAGGAATCCAAGAGttggtgattttgtggaagttcATATTTCAAAAACCTCAAGAGCGACACTCTTTGGAGAAGCACTTGCGATTACTAAACTGAGCTCATTTTATGACAATCTACATGAACCTGCTTTTGCCTGTGCTAGCGGAATTTGA
- the LOC113702336 gene encoding 3-epi-6-deoxocathasterone 23-monooxygenase CYP90C1-like yields the protein MTWVLIGIVVSVFCLYKVMRKNKEEREKKNWIPRGSSGWPLLGETLDFIACGYSSRPVSFMEKRAALYGKVFRTHILGKAIIVSTDPEVNKVVLQNQGNAFIPHYPKSISELLGKYSILHINGPLQKRLHALIGGFLRSPQFKAQITRDIEESVRHVFSSWMEKQDRRIYLQEESRKIAFEVMVKTLMSVGRGEDLNLLRREFEEYCKGLISLPIKLPGTRLYKSLKAKERMLKVVRSIIQQRKMAALEEKQGTNGLLNDVIDVLLRDTFESSAAEEAQPRLPLDSIGENLIELMIPGEETVPTALTLAVKFLSDSPVELARLLEENMELKRQKAKSGDEYYWTDYVSLPFTQNVISETLRMGNIVNAVWREAVKDVKIKGHLIPRGWCVLTSFSSLHMDEANYENPYEFNPCRWEKTGASVNSNTFTPFGGGQRLCPGLELSRLEIAIFLHHLVTTYRWVAEDDDITYFPFVRLKRKLPITITPLVRG from the exons ATGACATGGGTTTTGATTGGTATAGTTGTGTCAGTGTTCTGTTTGTATAAGGTGATGAGAAAAAataaggaagagagagagaagaaaaattggatTCCTAGAGGAAGTTCAGGCTGGCCTCTTCTTGGCGAAACTCTCGACTTCATAGCTTGTGGTTACTCTTCTCGCCCTGTCAGCTTCATGGAGAAACGGGCGGCCCT GTACGGGAAGGTGTTCAGAACACATATCTTGGGCAAAGCCATAATCGTGTCAACAGACCCCGAGGTGAACAAGGTTGTTCTGCAGAATCAAGGGAACGCTTTCATTCCTCATTATCCAAAATCCATCTCCGAACTGCTGGGCAAGTATTCGATATTGCACATTAATGGACCTCTGCAGAAAAGGTTGCATGCGCTCATCGGAGGCTTCCTGAGGTCACCCCAGTTCAAGGCTCAAATCACTCGAGACATAGAAGAATCCGTTCGACATGTCTTCTCATCCTGGATGGAAAAACAAGACCGACGAATTTACCTCCAAGAAGAAAGCAGGAAG ATTGCATTTGAAGtcatggtaaaaactttgatgagcgtCGGCCGGGGTGAAGATTTGAATTTGTTGAGAAGGGAATTTGAAGAATACTGCAAAGGCTTGATTTCTTTGCCCATTAAACTTCCTGGAACGAGGTTGTACAAATCTTTGAAG GCTAAAGAAAGGATGTTGAAGGTGGTGAGAAGCATAATACAGCAAAGAAAGATGGCTGCTTTGGAAGAAAAACAAGGAACGAATGGGTTGCTGAATGACGTAATTGATGTATTATTGCGCGACACGTTTGAATCATCAGCAGCAGAGGAGGCTCAGCCACGGCTGCCGTTGGATTCGATAGGTGAGAACCTCATAGAGTTGATGATCCCCGGTGAAGAGACTGTTCCGACGGCTCTGACGCTAGCAGTCAAGTTCTTAAGTGACAGCCCCGTCGAGCTAGCCCGATTGCTG GAGGAGAACATGGAACTGAAGCGGCAAAAGGCTAAGTCGGGTGATGAATATTATTGGACTGATTATGTCTCGCTCCCATTTACCCAGAAT GTCATCAGTGAAACTCTGCGAATGGGCAATATCGTGAATGCAGTTTGGAGGGAAGCAGTAAAAGACGTGAAAATTAAAG GCCACTTGATACCAAGAGGATGGTGTGTCTTGACATCCTTCAGTTCACTTCACATGGACGAAGCAAACTATGAAAACCCCTATGAATTTAATCCCTGCAGATGGGAG AAAACAGGAGCTTCGGTTAACAGCAACACATTTACACCATTTGGTGGTGGCCAGAGGCTGTGTCCCGGTTTAGAACTGTCGAGGCTCGAAATTGCTATTTTCCTTCATCATCTTGTTACAACATACAG ATGGGTGGCCGAAGATGATGACATTACCTATTTTCCATTCGTCAGACTGAAACGGAAGCTGCCGATCACCATCACACCCCTAGTAAGAGgataa
- the LOC113701271 gene encoding uncharacterized protein, with amino-acid sequence MGLGALRSIIRPVSRTLLSTRTTFALAPQRIAAIFSPFPASELHFRHHLGPFHRNLPFNPSSSAFHSLTDTRYPKRRPSDKPRRKRAQLKPPGPYAWVKYVPGEPIAAKQPNEGSVKRRNEKKRIKLHRAFILAEKKKRKAQLQEAKRKKMIKRVERKMAAVARERAWAQRLVELQQIEEEKKAAMA; translated from the exons ATGGGTCTCGGAGCCCTACGATCCATAATTCGACCCGTATCGCGGACTCTCTTGTCAACCCGTACAACCTTTGCTCTTGCTCCCCAACGAATCGCGGCCATCTTCTCTCCCTTTCCGGCATCTGAGCTCCATTTCCGCCACCACTTGGGCCCCTTCCACCGGAATCTTCCATTCAATCCTTCATCTTCCGCTTTCCACAGCTTAACGGACACCCGATACCCCAAACGACGCCCCAGTGACAAGCCTCGTCGTAAAAGAGCTCAATTAAAACCCCCAG GGCCTTATGCTTGGGTGAAATATGTACCTGGAGAGCCAATAGCTGCAAAACAACCCAATGAAGGAAGTGTGAAGCGAAGAAATGAGAAAAAGCGGATTAAGCTGCACCGTGCGTTCATACTG GCTGAAAAGAAGAAGCGTAAAGCTCAGTTACAAGaggccaaaagaaagaaaatgataaaGAGGGTGGAGCGGAAAATGGCTGCAGTAGCAAGGGAAAGAGCATGGGCACAAAGGTTGGTAGAGCTTCAGCAGATTGAGGAAGAGAAGAAGGCAGCAATGGCTTGA
- the LOC113701532 gene encoding ribosomal RNA small subunit methyltransferase, mitochondrial-like, whose protein sequence is MLHRCKSLPSKFSAVIIRRSFLIQQIRSKSSRRFNIRDSDKEDDEDDYGNNLGSDVKVSEKHLQLFKSRGQHLLTNPRVLDTIVRKSNIKPNDTVLEIGPGTGNLTLKLLEVAEKVNAIEIDKRMVEILHKKVAERGFEDRLTVICDDALKVDFPQFDLVVANIPYGISSRLVAKFVFGGSKFRSATLLLQKEFARRLLADPGEPEYNRLAANVKLVADVEFVMDVSKRDFLPVPKIDSSVIKIWPKEDVPSVDLMEWWAFTRMCFSKKNKTLGAIFKKKRKLMELMKLSQTDASFQDYESHGDDEKEVELNAESEDEHEDDKNEMETNMKMGSKKGMSSFKEKVVEIIRSGGVESKRPSKLSNEELLHLLSVFNQAGIHFHDQAEVKDTNNAKYYEKLITTFIKYELTPN, encoded by the exons ATGCTTCACCGTTGCAAGTCCCTTCCTAGCAAATTTTCTGCAGTTATAATCAGGAGAAGCTTTCTCATCCAACAAATTCGCTCGAAATCAAGCCGTCGTTTCAACATCAGAGACTCGGACAAAGAAGATGACGAGGATGACTACGGTAACAATCTCGGAAGCGACGTTAAAGTTTCAGAGAAACATTTACAGCTATTCAAAAGCCGGGGACAACATCTTCTCACTAACCCGCGAGTCCTCGATACTATTGTCAGGAAATCCAATATAAAACCCAATGACACCGTTTTAGAAATCGGACCCGGCACCGGAAATCTGACTTTGAAGCTGCTTGAAGTTGCGGAGAAAGTTAATGCTATCGAAATCGACAAGCGCATGGTCGAAATCCTTCACAAGAAAGTCGCTGAGCGAGGATTTGAAGACCGGTTGACT GTAATATGTGATGACGCACTGAAGGTTGATTTTCCACAATTTGATCTCGTGGTAGCTAATATTCCCTATGGGATATCCTCGCGTTTGGTAGCGAAGTTCGTGTTTGGTGGGAGTAAGTTCAGGAGTGCAACACTTTTACTTCAGAAAGAGTTTGCTAGGAGGCTGTTAGCCGATCCTGGTGAACCAGAGTATAACCGGTTAGCGGCGAATGTGAAGCTGGTGGCAGACGTGGAGTTTGTTATGGATGTAAGCAAGAGGGACTTTTTGCCCGTTCCTAAGATTGATTCTTCGGTGATCAAGATCTGGCCTAAAGAGGACGTTCCAAGTGTTGATTTGATGGAATGGTGGGCGTTTACACGGATGTGCTTTAGCAAGAAAAATAAGACACTCGGTGCGATATTTAAGAAGAAGAGGAAGTTGATGGAGCTGATGAAGTTGTCACAAACTGATGCGAGTTTCCAAGATTATGAGAGTCATGGTGatgatgaaaaggaagttgaGCTGAATGCTGAAAGTGAAGATGAACATGAAGATGACAAAAATGAAATGGAGACGAATATGAAAATGGGCTCGAAGAAAGGGATGAGCTCGTTTAAAGAGAAAGTCGTGGAAATCATTAGATCCGGAGGAGTGGAGAGCAAGAGGCCTTCAAAGCTATCAAACGAGGAATTGCTGCATTTGCTCTCCGTGTTTAATCAAGCTGGTatacattttcatgatcaaGCAGAGGTCAAGGATACAAACAATGcaaaatactatgaaaaattGATAACGACTTTTATTAAATACGAGTTGACTCCAAACTAA